In Arthrobacter ramosus, one DNA window encodes the following:
- a CDS encoding endonuclease domain-containing protein, with protein sequence MDLITALRARGGVAMRRDLLNAGVGAWQLRTAARRGGVVVPYRGVVALAGAPPEFAEAFRYGGVLTCISAAPHYGLWQLHPTTELHLVCGNGLPRDGVVLHRSASLPPLRGRPVAALADVLVHALRCRPPAEALVMVQCAVARGDITVEFLRRNLPGNRNGRARDVLDLVRRRADSLLEPLAAMHFHQAGIAFVQHVELPGVGEVDFVVERFLIVELDGKTHFEPRAIKRDRRRDNTSVAGGFTVLRYFYEDVVHYPEAMVAEVQAAIRAHYSGLRLNK encoded by the coding sequence ATGGATCTCATAACTGCCCTTCGTGCACGGGGAGGCGTGGCCATGCGCAGGGACCTCCTCAACGCGGGAGTCGGCGCCTGGCAGCTCAGAACTGCGGCACGGCGGGGCGGAGTGGTGGTTCCGTATCGCGGCGTCGTGGCCTTGGCGGGTGCGCCTCCGGAATTCGCTGAGGCCTTTCGGTACGGAGGTGTCCTCACATGCATCTCGGCTGCCCCACATTATGGACTTTGGCAACTGCATCCGACCACCGAGCTCCATTTGGTCTGCGGTAACGGACTACCGCGCGACGGCGTAGTGCTGCACCGGAGCGCTTCGTTGCCACCCTTGCGAGGCCGACCGGTGGCAGCTCTTGCCGATGTGCTGGTGCATGCCTTGCGATGCCGGCCGCCAGCTGAAGCGTTGGTCATGGTTCAATGTGCCGTTGCACGTGGCGACATAACCGTGGAGTTCCTACGCAGAAACCTGCCCGGCAATCGGAACGGCCGGGCGAGGGACGTCTTGGATCTCGTGCGCCGGAGAGCCGATTCCCTCCTTGAACCACTGGCGGCCATGCACTTCCATCAGGCTGGAATCGCTTTCGTGCAGCACGTGGAACTGCCCGGCGTGGGGGAGGTCGATTTCGTCGTCGAGCGCTTCTTGATCGTTGAGCTGGACGGCAAGACGCACTTCGAACCCAGGGCCATCAAGAGGGATCGACGCCGGGACAACACTTCTGTTGCCGGCGGCTTCACTGTGTTGAGGTACTTCTACGAGGACGTTGTTCACTACCCGGAGGCCATGGTCGCGGAAGTGCAGGCCGCCATCCGGGCCCACTATTCCGGGCTACGCCTCAACAAATGA
- a CDS encoding HAD-IA family hydrolase — MSMDSSKRINADDAGAHRAQRLRLAVLDMVGTTITDDGLTERAMSLALQETGVELGSPRFESMLGYARDTMGFSKLTVFSHLFEEAQRAESANKAFERAYDDLIADGGVRAIPGAEETIDWLRDSGVKVCLATGFGRHTQNMVLESLGWMGKADLSLCPADAGRGRPYPDMILTAVLALDLDDVREVVVVGDTSSDMLSGVRSGASAVVGVLTGFHSEAALRAAGATAVVPSVKNLPALLEPRAARL; from the coding sequence ATGAGCATGGACAGCAGCAAGAGGATCAACGCGGACGACGCTGGGGCGCACCGTGCGCAGCGGCTCCGGCTTGCTGTCTTGGACATGGTGGGCACCACGATTACGGACGATGGTCTTACTGAGCGTGCGATGTCCCTCGCCCTGCAGGAGACCGGCGTTGAGCTTGGTTCGCCTCGCTTCGAAAGCATGCTCGGCTACGCTCGCGACACCATGGGCTTTTCCAAGTTGACCGTTTTCAGCCACCTTTTTGAAGAAGCTCAACGGGCCGAGAGCGCCAACAAAGCCTTCGAGCGCGCCTACGATGATCTGATTGCCGACGGCGGCGTGCGGGCTATTCCAGGTGCCGAGGAAACCATCGACTGGTTGCGGGACTCCGGCGTGAAAGTCTGCCTGGCTACGGGCTTCGGCCGGCACACCCAGAACATGGTGCTTGAGTCGCTGGGCTGGATGGGGAAGGCGGATCTGAGCCTGTGCCCTGCCGACGCCGGCCGCGGTCGCCCTTACCCGGACATGATTCTCACGGCCGTATTGGCCCTTGACCTGGATGATGTCCGCGAGGTCGTCGTGGTGGGGGACACGAGCTCGGATATGTTGTCCGGGGTTCGCTCCGGCGCCTCCGCCGTGGTGGGCGTGCTTACTGGCTTCCACTCCGAGGCGGCTTTGCGCGCGGCCGGCGCCACCGCCGTCGTGCCCTCAGTCAAGAACCTTCCCGCGCTGCTGGAGCCCCGCGCCGCACGGCTCTAG